From one Neofelis nebulosa isolate mNeoNeb1 chromosome 4, mNeoNeb1.pri, whole genome shotgun sequence genomic stretch:
- the LOC131508633 gene encoding LOW QUALITY PROTEIN: putative protein C3P1 (The sequence of the model RefSeq protein was modified relative to this genomic sequence to represent the inferred CDS: inserted 2 bases in 1 codon), giving the protein MGQTRGRGAAPHLPPTADADDDFGDIFMEDQPVRTLFPESWLWKKFTLPKSKSGLSYNSTLVTVPDSITTWQFVAVSLKAGQGLCVSDPSELTVMKSFLVDLKLPSSVVRDEQVQIQAVLYNFRSRQVKHISVRLETGKVDVEARVVGYGVEDHVKKTLLVKVCGWRHVGSWGHTRMEGRAERQDFLSKVPNTEAEMFVSVQGYTRMLTHRSADGTYHTSKGNPGGTWLTSYVFRVFALLYSTMTTRXSLCATDNWIITQRQAEDGHFLGKGPVIVTLGIMGVILRPQDGYRGSEADISLTALVLIAPDEGKELCSRKIQNLTASMERARNFLEKWLPQIQTTFAVAIVSYALALTESPRANDRLDSFASRSECGPLLNQLVPVS; this is encoded by the exons ATGGGACAGACACGTGGGAGAGGCGCTGCCCCACATCTACCCCCCACAGCCGATGCAGACGATGACTTTGGTGACATCTTCATGGAGGACCAGCCTGTCCGGACCTTGTTCCCTGAGAGTTGGCTCTGGAAGAAGTTTACACTGCCAAAAAGTAAGTCAGG CCTCTCCTACAACAGCACCCTTGTGACTGTGCCAGATTCCATCACCACGTGGCAGTTTGTGGCTGTCAGCCTCAAGGCTGGACAAG GTCTTTGCGTCTCAGAtccctctgagctgacagttATGAAATCGTTCTTGGTGGATCTCAAGTTGCCCTCCTCCGTAGTCAGGGATGAGCAGGTCCAGATCCAAGCCGTGCTGTACAATTTCAGGAGCCGCCAGGTCAAG cacaTCAGTGTCAGGCTTGAGACTGGCAAAGTGGACGTGGAGGCCAGGGTTGTGGGCTATGGGGTCGAGGACCACGTGAAGAAGACACTCCTGGTCAAG GTTTGTGGGTGGAGGCATGTGGGATCCTGGGGCCACACCAGGATGGAGGGAAGGGCTGAAAGACAGGACTTTTTGAGCAAGGTGCCCAATACAGAGGCAGAAATGTTTGTCAGTGTCCAAG GTTACACCCGGATGCTGACCCACCGGAGTGCAGACGGCACCTACCACACCAGCAAGGGAAACCCGGGAGGCACCTG GCTCACGAGCTACGTGTTCCGGGTCTTTGCCCTGCTCTACTCCACCATGACAACCCG GTCTCTCTGTGCCACTGACAACTGGATCATCACCCAGAGGCAGGCGGAAGATGGGCACTTCTTGGGGAAGGGCCCTGTAATCGTG ACACTGGGGATCATGGGTGTGATCCTGCGTCCACAGGATGGCTACCGAGGCTCTGAAGCAGACATATCTCTCACAGCTCTTGTCCTGATTGCCCCAGATGAGGGAAAGGAACTGTGCAGCCGAAAGATACAG AATTTGACTGCCAGCATGGAGCGAGCCCGTAACTTCCTGGAGAAATGGCTTCCCCAAATTCAGACAACCTTTGCAGTAGCCATAGTCTCCTATGCTCTGGCCCTCACTGAGAGCCCCCGAGCCAATGATCGCCTGGACAGCTTTGCCAGCCGTAGTGAGTGTGGGCCACTTCTTAATCAACT CGTCCCTGTCTCCTAG